A part of Victivallis lenta genomic DNA contains:
- a CDS encoding PAS domain-containing protein — protein MHIYLQIYDFMREMFSLPIAACGGFRVILLLSVLAAGSRLCGGDANREVKRILMVDSHSSADVWTVELGRGFRSSLNRTRLRVNYEKYELGVRYQPGIAPAGADVEALRRKLAATRYDLVVTTNNAAANLFFDGILTLPPGTPLLASSYHGELTPELQKKFNMTGVETKRNLLDNLRYGLRLLPAGVPVVIVVGASADGDNLPMDFVKQSFPPDVQARIRVLRGDSLSTEEMLRELATWPKESLMLFHSWSSAKEEFPENGYTILPRIRRIFPGVVFGKFDSYIGHGAAGGIVVCGLEQGGQAGDLAVRILNGVPAGSIPVLRGGDKALFDYAALRESGLDPAALPAGTGFVNEPPDFISVHRTELVFGMALLVAVLLFYIAALHYRKLTQRKLEAMFSNLPQRILVVDTAGNVLYSHVPDSREPSMPTRFRKIGELPEQVRKIFVSAVDEAFRGGRKIEIDYQLSDRCRHAEFIPMPESNPFRTRVVMVISGDVTELHNSRLAVEQLAERFRLTLESIGDGVIATDNEERITLINPVAAGLTGFTDRDAVGRKLDEVFRIAGSSDGAPVESPLRKALETGAIVQLANHTDLISRTGERRNIADSAAPIRNPEDGSIAGGVLVFRDVTEDYRTLDRLRANSVILKSVAKIAKILYFRHGENGVLEASGDPEQFWPFRDGRPLSPGEWISPGELPEFLEAWRKLKSGESSELQLVYSAGTGKRRRYFEMLAEESVNPLNSRREFCGVIQDITHARENEMRYRDNLKLLETIMDNLPGYVFVKNADDNFRYILGNRIFAGMLGVDSKEIPGRFDHEIFPMDRAAAKKFREDDARLVASGEQFDCQEVFRNVRGREFIVRTIKNAIVRSDGTRLLIGMGIDVSRQYELEQEQTRTIDTLNNYINCERIINRSLAKITLENDFDAAVQSMLDIIGEQSGADRCYVFRYADGSYEYSDNIYEWVRDGIEPQIANLQHSDMTDTPGWTRLLQNREEIVISDLDHPPAGLESEAAFLKRQQIRSLLVSGIWIDNKLWGFVGLDFVRSRKDFSDCDIHTVRSIVNLFLLTRERFQQLERIADSVSLQRQIVDNIAIPIVILNLDCTIVTANPSIQDLTELSPEQLVGRKCHDVICRNPEPPPWCPMRETLRDGRMHHVEAEYNHRRFDVTSQPIFDRHGKMIYVLKSEVDITDLVLQKQELQAAMEQAQAANRAKSFFLATVSHELRTPLNAVIGFSELLQTGSVEPAEQREYLRSINFAGTALLNLINDVLDLSKLEAEQMNMLEARTDVASLVAETTSVFRLKAQEKDLFLKVDCSHVRFLLSLDRQRLRQVILNLVGNAIKFTPAGGVSVHAEFVPDGAAGTGTLLIRVADTGIGISPENIGKVFDPFVQDDTTRGARIYEGSGLGLAISRRLVDKMGGRIELASVPGSGTTFTVRIDNLKYELPAADTAEPPSAAPAPLPAATACRRVLLVDDVALNLKVLEAMLKKLDISAACAGSGEEALRLLRDTPRFDAVLTDLWMPGMNGFELARRIAESADWRSIPVVAVTADTQVLAGKTGVFRDILLKPITRESLHKMFEHILTGREMSR, from the coding sequence TTGCATATTTATTTGCAGATTTATGATTTTATGCGCGAAATGTTCTCCCTCCCGATTGCCGCCTGCGGCGGTTTCCGCGTCATCCTGCTGCTCTCGGTCCTTGCCGCGGGCAGCCGGCTGTGCGGCGGCGACGCGAACCGGGAGGTGAAGCGCATCCTCATGGTCGATTCCCATTCATCGGCGGATGTCTGGACGGTGGAACTCGGCCGCGGCTTCCGGTCGAGCCTGAACCGGACCCGGCTGAGGGTCAATTACGAGAAGTACGAGCTCGGGGTCCGCTATCAGCCGGGCATCGCGCCGGCCGGAGCCGATGTCGAAGCGCTGCGGCGCAAGCTCGCGGCGACCCGCTATGACCTGGTGGTGACGACCAACAACGCTGCGGCGAATCTGTTTTTCGACGGAATTCTCACGCTGCCGCCCGGGACGCCGCTCCTGGCCTCCTCCTATCACGGGGAACTGACGCCGGAGCTGCAGAAGAAATTCAACATGACCGGCGTGGAGACGAAGCGGAATCTGCTCGACAATCTCCGCTACGGCCTCCGTCTGCTGCCGGCGGGTGTGCCGGTCGTCATTGTCGTGGGCGCTTCGGCGGACGGGGACAATCTGCCGATGGATTTTGTGAAGCAGAGCTTCCCCCCGGATGTGCAGGCGCGGATTCGCGTGCTGCGGGGCGACAGCCTGTCCACGGAGGAGATGCTCCGGGAGCTGGCGACGTGGCCGAAAGAGTCGCTGATGCTGTTCCACTCCTGGAGTTCCGCGAAGGAGGAGTTCCCGGAGAACGGTTACACGATTCTGCCGCGTATCCGCCGGATTTTTCCGGGAGTGGTCTTCGGCAAGTTCGACAGCTATATCGGACACGGCGCCGCAGGCGGCATCGTGGTCTGCGGGCTGGAGCAGGGCGGTCAGGCCGGCGACCTCGCCGTCCGGATCCTGAACGGAGTTCCGGCCGGGAGCATCCCGGTACTGAGGGGCGGCGACAAGGCGCTGTTCGATTATGCCGCGCTGCGGGAGAGCGGGCTGGACCCCGCAGCGCTGCCGGCCGGGACCGGATTTGTGAATGAACCTCCGGACTTTATTTCCGTCCATCGCACGGAACTGGTTTTCGGCATGGCGCTTCTGGTCGCGGTCCTGCTGTTCTATATCGCGGCGCTTCATTACCGGAAGCTGACCCAGCGCAAGCTTGAGGCGATGTTCAGCAACCTGCCGCAGCGGATTCTGGTGGTCGATACGGCCGGAAACGTCCTGTACAGCCATGTGCCGGACAGCCGCGAGCCGTCGATGCCGACCCGGTTCCGGAAAATCGGCGAACTGCCGGAGCAGGTCCGGAAAATTTTCGTTTCCGCTGTGGATGAGGCGTTCCGCGGCGGCAGGAAGATCGAGATCGATTACCAGCTTTCGGACCGCTGCCGTCATGCCGAATTCATCCCGATGCCGGAGAGCAATCCGTTCCGCACCCGGGTTGTCATGGTGATCTCCGGCGATGTGACCGAACTGCACAACAGCCGTCTGGCCGTGGAACAGCTGGCGGAGCGGTTCCGGCTTACGCTCGAATCGATCGGCGACGGCGTCATCGCCACCGACAATGAGGAGCGGATCACGCTGATCAACCCGGTGGCTGCCGGGCTGACCGGGTTTACGGACCGGGACGCCGTCGGCCGGAAGCTGGACGAAGTGTTCCGCATTGCAGGCTCGTCCGACGGCGCTCCGGTGGAGTCGCCGCTGCGGAAGGCGCTGGAAACCGGCGCCATCGTGCAGCTGGCCAATCATACCGACCTCATTTCCCGGACCGGGGAGCGGCGGAACATCGCCGACAGCGCGGCGCCGATCCGGAACCCGGAGGACGGCAGCATCGCCGGCGGCGTGCTCGTGTTCCGCGACGTCACCGAAGATTACCGCACGCTGGACCGGCTCCGGGCCAATTCCGTGATTCTGAAGAGCGTGGCGAAGATTGCGAAGATCCTCTATTTCCGGCACGGGGAGAACGGAGTGCTGGAGGCTTCCGGGGACCCGGAACAGTTCTGGCCGTTCCGCGACGGCCGTCCGCTTTCGCCCGGAGAGTGGATTTCGCCCGGGGAGCTGCCCGAATTCCTCGAGGCGTGGAGGAAACTCAAATCCGGCGAATCATCTGAGCTGCAATTGGTTTACTCCGCCGGAACGGGTAAAAGACGCCGTTATTTTGAAATGCTGGCGGAGGAGTCCGTCAATCCGCTCAACAGCCGCCGCGAATTCTGCGGCGTGATTCAGGACATCACCCATGCGCGGGAGAACGAGATGCGCTACCGCGACAACCTGAAACTGCTTGAGACGATCATGGACAACCTGCCCGGATATGTCTTCGTCAAGAACGCGGACGACAATTTCCGCTATATTCTGGGAAACCGCATCTTCGCCGGAATGCTCGGCGTCGATTCGAAGGAGATTCCGGGCCGTTTCGATCATGAGATCTTTCCGATGGACCGTGCGGCGGCGAAGAAATTCCGGGAGGACGATGCGCGGCTGGTCGCCTCCGGAGAACAGTTCGACTGCCAGGAGGTCTTCCGCAATGTCCGGGGGCGCGAATTCATCGTCCGCACCATCAAGAATGCGATCGTCCGCTCCGACGGAACCCGGCTGCTGATCGGCATGGGGATCGACGTTTCGCGCCAGTATGAGCTCGAGCAGGAGCAGACGCGCACGATCGATACGCTGAACAATTACATCAACTGCGAACGGATCATCAACCGCTCGCTGGCGAAGATCACGCTGGAGAACGATTTTGACGCGGCGGTGCAGAGCATGCTCGACATCATCGGGGAACAGAGCGGCGCCGACCGCTGTTACGTGTTCCGGTATGCGGACGGTTCGTATGAATATTCCGACAACATCTACGAGTGGGTCCGCGACGGAATCGAGCCGCAGATCGCCAATCTGCAGCACAGCGATATGACCGACACGCCGGGGTGGACACGGCTGCTGCAGAACCGGGAGGAGATCGTCATCTCCGACCTGGATCATCCGCCTGCCGGACTTGAATCCGAGGCGGCCTTCCTGAAGCGGCAGCAGATCCGCTCTCTGCTGGTCAGCGGGATCTGGATCGACAATAAGCTGTGGGGCTTCGTCGGGCTCGATTTCGTCCGGAGCCGGAAAGATTTTTCGGACTGCGACATCCATACCGTCCGCAGCATCGTCAACCTTTTTCTGCTCACGCGCGAGCGCTTCCAGCAGCTCGAGCGGATCGCCGACAGCGTGTCGCTGCAGCGGCAGATCGTCGACAACATCGCCATCCCGATCGTGATTCTGAATCTCGACTGCACGATTGTGACTGCGAATCCGAGCATCCAGGATCTGACGGAGCTGTCGCCGGAGCAGCTCGTCGGCCGGAAGTGCCACGATGTGATCTGCCGGAACCCGGAGCCGCCGCCGTGGTGCCCGATGCGGGAGACGCTGAGGGACGGCCGCATGCACCATGTCGAGGCCGAATACAATCACCGCCGCTTCGACGTGACCTCGCAGCCGATTTTCGACCGGCACGGGAAGATGATTTATGTCCTGAAGTCCGAAGTGGACATCACGGATCTGGTTTTGCAGAAGCAGGAACTCCAGGCCGCCATGGAGCAGGCGCAGGCCGCGAACCGGGCGAAGAGTTTTTTCCTCGCCACGGTCAGCCACGAGCTGCGTACGCCGCTCAATGCCGTGATCGGGTTTTCCGAGCTTCTCCAGACCGGCAGTGTCGAGCCCGCGGAGCAGAGGGAGTACCTGCGTTCGATCAATTTCGCCGGAACCGCGCTTCTGAACCTGATCAACGACGTCCTGGACCTTTCGAAGCTCGAGGCGGAACAGATGAACATGCTGGAGGCGCGGACCGACGTCGCCTCGCTGGTCGCCGAAACGACGTCGGTTTTCCGCCTGAAGGCGCAGGAGAAGGATCTCTTTTTAAAGGTCGACTGTTCACACGTGAGATTCCTGCTCAGCCTCGACCGGCAGAGACTGCGCCAGGTGATTTTGAACCTGGTCGGAAATGCGATCAAGTTCACGCCGGCGGGAGGCGTGTCGGTCCATGCCGAATTCGTTCCGGACGGGGCAGCCGGAACCGGCACCCTGCTGATCCGGGTGGCCGATACCGGGATCGGCATCTCCCCGGAAAATATCGGCAAGGTGTTCGACCCCTTCGTGCAGGACGATACGACCCGCGGCGCCCGGATTTACGAGGGGTCCGGGCTCGGGCTGGCGATTTCGCGGCGGCTGGTGGACAAAATGGGCGGCCGGATCGAGCTGGCCAGCGTTCCCGGCTCCGGCACCACCTTCACGGTGCGGATCGACAATCTGAAATATGAGCTGCCGGCGGCGGACACGGCGGAACCGCCTTCCGCTGCGCCGGCACCGCTGCCTGCGGCGACGGCCTGCCGCCGCGTACTGCTGGTGGACGACGTTGCCCTGAACCTGAAGGTTCTCGAAGCCATGCTGAAGAAACTGGACATCTCCGCGGCCTGCGCCGGCTCCGGCGAGGAGGCGCTGCGGTTGCTGCGCGACACGCCGCGGTTCGATGCGGTGCTGACTGATTTGTGGATGCCCGGCATGAACGGGTTTGAGTTGGCGCGGCGGATTGCGGAGTCCGCCGACTGGAGGAGCATTCCGGTCGTCGCCGTTACCGCCGATACGCAGGTGCTGGCCGGGAAGACCGGGGTATTCCGCGATATTCTGCTCAAGCCGATCACCCGGGAGTCGTTGCATAAAATGTTCGAACACATTCTGACCGGACGGGAGATGAGCAGATGA
- a CDS encoding LacI family DNA-binding transcriptional regulator has product MNIREFAKLCDVSPSTVSRALGRPWEKSELSRALYDRIRGKAAEVGFRPNFHAKAMLGRQSGCIGFIAGYKMSFAVGTLLEGISSVLTPLGKNLSIYPCRNQRDLEAEAFDTQLYCGVDAIIYLPCLQPFNRYDADHIRGQLDRHSQLPPVITLYSGSEIAAFHQLRFRDYEIGSRAALRQLAEGSSRFGIIDTIITTLSNRETARGYRETLLLHGVPAEEVCEVLLYTPGHEKNLAPLAGADGLLCSYLITLPGCLPALSKLCKAEAINVDALCSTETQSLFQWLLPAATGENGSRQPFRTLQLHIRDLFDIGVRSAEFARKLIDNPGSAPYTEYLDVVSDSYENAIDADIFR; this is encoded by the coding sequence ATGAATATCCGGGAATTCGCCAAACTCTGCGACGTTTCGCCTTCCACCGTTTCACGGGCGCTCGGCCGTCCGTGGGAGAAGTCGGAGCTGAGCCGTGCCCTCTATGACCGGATCCGCGGCAAGGCGGCGGAGGTCGGCTTCCGGCCGAATTTTCATGCCAAAGCCATGCTCGGCCGCCAGTCCGGCTGCATCGGCTTCATCGCGGGCTACAAGATGTCCTTTGCGGTCGGAACCCTTCTGGAAGGAATCTCCTCGGTGCTGACGCCGCTCGGTAAAAATCTCTCCATCTACCCCTGCCGCAACCAGCGCGACCTTGAGGCGGAGGCGTTCGATACGCAGCTTTACTGCGGCGTCGACGCGATCATCTACCTGCCGTGCCTGCAGCCGTTCAACCGATACGACGCCGACCATATCCGCGGGCAGCTCGACCGGCATTCGCAGCTTCCGCCGGTCATCACGCTCTATTCCGGCAGCGAAATCGCCGCGTTCCACCAGCTCCGCTTCCGGGATTACGAGATCGGCAGCCGCGCCGCGCTGCGCCAGCTGGCTGAAGGCAGCAGCCGTTTCGGGATCATCGACACCATCATCACCACGCTCAGCAACCGGGAGACCGCACGCGGCTACCGCGAAACCCTCCTGCTCCACGGAGTCCCGGCTGAGGAGGTCTGCGAAGTGCTCCTGTACACGCCCGGCCACGAAAAAAACCTTGCGCCGCTGGCCGGAGCCGACGGACTCCTCTGCAGTTACCTCATCACCCTGCCCGGCTGCCTGCCCGCACTGTCGAAACTCTGCAAGGCGGAGGCGATCAACGTCGACGCGCTCTGCTCGACCGAAACGCAATCCCTGTTTCAGTGGCTGCTGCCGGCCGCGACCGGAGAAAACGGCAGCCGGCAGCCGTTCCGGACCCTCCAGCTGCACATCAGGGATTTATTCGACATCGGCGTACGGTCGGCCGAATTCGCCCGGAAGCTGATCGACAATCCCGGGTCCGCTCCGTATACCGAATACCTCGACGTCGTCTCGGACAGCTACGAAAACGCAATCGACGCGGATATTTTCCGCTGA
- a CDS encoding LacI family DNA-binding transcriptional regulator: protein MTIYDIAKELGVSPTTVSQALNGNTRVAAKTRARVTEFAMHNGFRRSEQARNFRLKRTFNIAIVVYNIDNDFWCGFVKAVEDALGEEYNVLLCNTEGNPEKEKKIFLNLMQRNVDGVIVQPASDEKKHFTDMVRNSIPVVLLEETEEPELSFVKGNDHLAAYRSTKVCIEQGYRKIAFLSIPPDCVGGREWIRGFKQAVAEEDCTGEVLYVKETTCEEVEKVFLPRVGEFPLVFCDTHLICMLLRVLFTHHVRIPEDLSLIAWSNKYFLSYMTPSISIISIPVEEIGRRAAGIILRNLNGEPHVEKTFIDETLILRESFQPSAGSPPAGVSGQ from the coding sequence ATGACAATCTATGATATCGCAAAAGAACTGGGCGTCTCGCCGACAACGGTGTCTCAGGCCTTGAACGGCAACACCCGCGTCGCCGCCAAAACCCGGGCGCGGGTCACCGAGTTCGCAATGCACAACGGTTTCCGGCGCAGCGAACAGGCCAGGAATTTCCGGCTGAAGCGCACCTTCAACATCGCAATCGTCGTGTATAATATCGACAATGATTTCTGGTGCGGCTTCGTGAAAGCGGTGGAGGACGCGCTCGGCGAAGAGTATAATGTACTGCTCTGCAATACGGAGGGGAATCCGGAAAAGGAGAAGAAAATCTTCCTCAACCTGATGCAGCGGAATGTGGACGGCGTCATCGTTCAGCCCGCTTCGGATGAAAAAAAACATTTCACGGACATGGTCCGGAACTCCATCCCCGTCGTTCTGCTGGAAGAGACGGAGGAGCCGGAACTCTCCTTCGTCAAAGGCAACGATCATCTGGCGGCATACCGTTCCACAAAGGTCTGCATCGAACAAGGCTACCGTAAAATCGCTTTCCTGTCGATCCCCCCCGACTGCGTCGGAGGCCGGGAATGGATTCGCGGTTTCAAACAGGCTGTCGCGGAAGAGGATTGCACCGGGGAAGTCCTTTATGTGAAGGAAACCACCTGTGAGGAAGTGGAAAAAGTATTTCTGCCGCGGGTCGGGGAGTTCCCCCTGGTGTTCTGCGACACCCATCTGATCTGCATGCTGCTGCGGGTGCTGTTTACCCACCATGTCCGGATTCCGGAAGATCTGTCCCTGATCGCCTGGAGCAACAAATATTTCCTCTCTTACATGACGCCGTCCATTTCGATCATCTCCATCCCCGTGGAGGAGATCGGCAGGCGGGCGGCCGGCATCATTCTCCGGAATCTGAACGGGGAACCGCATGTGGAGAAAACTTTTATCGATGAGACGCTGATTCTGCGGGAATCGTTTCAGCCGTCTGCCGGCTCTCCTCCGGCCGGCGTTTCCGGTCAGTAA
- a CDS encoding type II secretion system protein, whose amino-acid sequence MREAARFTLSELLLTIVIIMLLFSLAAAAAGSAQGSSKAAGCADNCRRMGMAFHTYANDFEGLLIFMNWTEKDGVIPWTRVVFKRPDDPRSLGYAEYGIGSCPDDENRTTDGIWVGMNGLYNYRRDAGYWEKQRKTNRNGRDFPGELVYRMNDDDGFCHIRLFSSLKPGRTILYGDSYHKAHRAGAWYFTGDALQENGNIGFIRRHAGKGTVLMFDGHAEMRGRKSSQLKISFAEDGTPQDDREKP is encoded by the coding sequence ATGAGAGAAGCGGCCCGTTTCACGCTGTCCGAATTATTATTGACAATAGTAATTATTATGCTGCTCTTTTCTCTGGCAGCGGCGGCAGCCGGTTCGGCTCAGGGAAGTTCAAAGGCGGCCGGCTGTGCGGACAATTGCCGCCGCATGGGAATGGCGTTCCATACATATGCAAATGATTTTGAAGGACTTCTGATCTTCATGAACTGGACGGAAAAAGACGGGGTCATCCCGTGGACAAGGGTTGTTTTCAAACGCCCGGACGATCCGCGAAGCCTCGGCTATGCGGAGTATGGAATCGGGAGCTGTCCCGATGATGAAAACAGGACAACCGATGGAATCTGGGTGGGGATGAACGGTCTTTACAACTATCGCCGCGATGCCGGTTACTGGGAAAAACAGCGGAAGACAAACAGGAACGGCCGGGATTTCCCGGGCGAACTGGTCTACCGCATGAATGACGACGACGGCTTTTGCCATATCCGGCTGTTCAGTTCCTTAAAACCCGGTCGAACCATTCTTTACGGGGACTCATACCATAAGGCGCACCGGGCCGGAGCCTGGTATTTCACCGGAGACGCGCTGCAGGAAAACGGCAATATCGGCTTTATCCGCCGGCACGCGGGGAAAGGGACCGTGCTGATGTTCGACGGCCATGCCGAAATGCGGGGACGGAAGAGTTCTCAGTTGAAAATCTCCTTTGCGGAAGACGGAACGCCGCAGGACGACCGTGAAAAGCCATAA
- a CDS encoding prepilin-type N-terminal cleavage/methylation domain-containing protein, whose amino-acid sequence MKQSSKRPSGSGRNSFGFTLIELLVVIAIIAILAAMLLPALNKARARAHKISCATNLKTMGTGIALYADSYDSYVPYGHWSSSWDHHSRIWTQLLYGVIGNAKVFQCPADSSRLPLEHEVFYFYDQNDQEISRYNSYGVNGNIAGSFSQPNVASDNWLTWPAVKIVSLKAPSRQVYATDYAGTGTTAKFIYAAPEIPLDYAFESLVKSHGDSINLLCTDGHVSSARPRLTDASWSNEFRWWRDTTRLAGGAYE is encoded by the coding sequence ATGAAACAGAGCAGCAAACGGCCGTCCGGAAGCGGGAGAAACAGCTTCGGATTTACACTCATCGAACTTCTGGTCGTGATCGCGATCATCGCGATTCTCGCAGCCATGCTCCTGCCGGCGCTGAACAAGGCGCGGGCGCGGGCGCACAAGATATCCTGCGCGACCAATTTGAAAACCATGGGCACCGGCATTGCGCTTTATGCCGACAGCTACGACAGTTATGTGCCTTACGGCCACTGGTCAAGCTCCTGGGATCACCATTCCCGCATCTGGACGCAGCTGCTCTACGGAGTGATCGGCAACGCCAAGGTCTTCCAGTGTCCGGCCGATTCAAGTCGATTGCCGTTGGAACACGAAGTTTTCTATTTTTATGATCAGAACGATCAGGAAATTTCCCGTTATAACTCCTATGGCGTGAATGGTAATATCGCCGGTTCGTTTTCCCAGCCGAACGTTGCAAGCGACAACTGGCTGACCTGGCCTGCCGTAAAAATCGTCAGCCTGAAAGCTCCCTCGCGTCAGGTATATGCCACAGACTATGCCGGTACCGGAACTACGGCAAAATTCATTTATGCCGCTCCAGAAATTCCGTTGGATTACGCCTTTGAAAGTTTGGTGAAATCCCACGGGGACAGCATCAATCTTCTTTGTACAGATGGTCATGTTTCTTCTGCCCGGCCGCGTTTGACGGATGCGAGCTGGAGCAATGAATTCCGTTGGTGGCGTGATACGACGCGCCTTGCCGGCGGAGCATACGAATAG